DNA sequence from the Drosophila sechellia strain sech25 chromosome 3L, ASM438219v1, whole genome shotgun sequence genome:
TTTGTTTGTATTGAGAAAATAATCAACGTGCACGATATACATAACACCAAGTATTCCCTCTTCTCCTCAGGAACCCAGAAAATGGTCAACGAACTGAATAGGCCTCAAAATGGGGACAATGCCGCCTTGAGCGAGGTAAGCTGGAGTCTTCGGAAAATTCCAAAACTCTTGGTATTTGGTGTTTTAAAACAATAAGAAAGCTCAGTCAgtaaagttaaataaatacCGTGACACATTTTTTTTAGACAACAAGATGAATGAGTCACACCAATAAGCCTACAGTCTCTAGATGTTTCagttaaaattgaaattagaGTACGAAGCTTCTTCTATGCCagtgaaataaataatactgtttttaataataatatacaaaatCATTTTTCTTTTGATGTCATAATGTAATCTTTGAACTATGATGTTTTTAAAccaattttttaataattgcaGTTTCCAAAACTAATTATTCGTATTTTTTAAGCGCCTAGCTGCCTCCAACAGACAGCTGCAAGAGATGCAGGAGGAGCACCGCCAGTTGCTTGAGGAGATGGAGACACTGCGCTTGCGAGCCGCTGAGCTGACCCTTCTGAATGCGCAGCGCCGACAAGTGCGGCAGTCcaccgaggaggaggaggttcAGTCCCATGTTGAGTCCTCATCGGAGACAGTAACAGTTGCTTCATCCGCCAGTGCTTCTGGAGACTCCACCAACCGGGAAGAGGTACCAACTGGTGAGGAGGAGGGCGAGGAGGACAAAGAGGAGCAGGCCAGTTATCTGCAGGCGAAGCTAAACGAGATCGCCAACCTAAAGGCGCAGTTTAAGCGCGTGCAGAACATGGTGGACACAACCAAGATGATCGAGGAGCACATGTCCTCCAGGCAAACGGTGCAGGTCCAGAGCTCTACCTCCGTTCAGACCAGCAGACAGACCACCTCGTCAGAAGTCCGAGTGGACAGCGAGGCCATAGAGAGAGCCCAAGAAGAGAATCCATCGACCTCGTCGGGTGCTCCCGACAACGCCGAGCTCCTGAATTCCATGCTCAACATGTTCACGGACTTCACCAGTGATCTACGTGGTCAAGCGGAGGGACTCCGTGCGGAGCGGGATCGGATTAGGGCGCTCAAGGAGGACATCATCCAGCGCAAGCAGGGAAAGTAGGCACGTCCAGTCTTAAAAAGGGCACTGGTTCTAGTCATATAATGTGTATTATCCAAGGAACATATTATCAAGTAATctccaaataaataattatcatAAAAGATATCAAATTACCAAGTAAAGTTAGTTTATCTACACcaaaagaatttaaaatactttttacAGATATACATTTTGAtaattttggaaaaaaattcaatttcaaaaaaaCGTCCGCTGCCAGTGTGACCACAGCTTGGTAGGCTTGTTAGCTAGCTGCCAGCCCTGGTTGGGAACAGCTGTCagagtgcgcaaagcagaaaACAAAGTGGGAGTACAAAAAAGAGGagtttttcaattttgtaGCGTCGTTTTTTGTacgcaaatatatatattttctaatggCGCCGCCGCCCAAGGTAGTTGTGGACCAAGCCAACGCCAGCGCCCGCAGcaatggcagcagcaacaacaactcgGTGGGCGGGGCAACCGGTGCGGTGCCTAAACAACAAACGCCCGTAAACGGAGCACCCACGTCCGGATCGAGTGCAGCCGCGACATCTAGCCGGTCGGCCCGCTCCCGCCGGCAGCAGGAGCACCTGGGCGAACCGGACCTGGACCTTGTGGAGCCAGAGACGCTGCAGCGGGAGACGCTGAAAACTCTGAATGTAAGTTAGACGGACGTCCGGTTGCCATGGCAAATCTTCTTGAAGAGAAGACACCAAGACCTTTCTCTTCTGTGTTTTATAAATACACTTTACACTCATCGCGACCTGCGGAAATTCGTTAGCCGCTGGCTTAGTAGCGAATGCGAACGCAACCACTGCGGACAACGAATTTCGATCGGCCAGAGCAGCGCccttacatatatatatatatctgaaatagatatatatatatatatagacctAAAATCAGCAAAATTACCGCCATCCTCGTGCTGGTTTTCCTCCTAATCTTCATTTACTGTTGCTTAAAGGATCTCCTACACCGAGCACGCATCACCAACGCCAAGAATCGATCGCCGGCGGAGCAGCAGCTGTCTAGCAAGGATCACAAGTCACCTGCACAACAGCAGCGCGAGGCACTGCGTCAGTTGGCCGCCGAACACGGCACCTACGATACAGCAGGTAATGGATCCTGAAATCGTTGAGGAATACACATTTCATTGAGCAATTTCCAATATCCGCACCTGGCCAAGTGATCGGCCTGGCCCACACAGAGATCGGTGCGCCAGTTCATGTTCTAAAAATAAGATGCGCACGAAAATAAACGCCCACTGAGATGATGTAGTTCGCAGCGCAGTATCTAGCAATGGACCTAAACTTCAATACTGATCTTTGGCTATTTTTGATTACAGAGCAATTGcaggaacagcagcagcgctATCGATTCCCCGTCCGTCCTGTCCAGAGGGTTCAGCACCAGCCATCCTCGTCAGCTAATAGCACAGGCGCCCCCTCATCTTCGTCAGCTTTGCTGCGTTTGCGTCAATCGACGCCCCCGAATGCCACAGTAGGTGTAGTCATACCGAACGCAACTACAAGCAACGGAAACGGCAATTTGAGTGGCAACGAGGAGCAGGCACCGCCACTGACACCCGCTGGACTGCAACAACTCGTTCACCGAGTCCTTGGTGTACACCATTTTGCTCCCAGAACCGAAGGTTTTCGCTCGCAGGTTGACGTGCTACGCGCCCTGCTAGGATTAGACGAGAACCTGAATAGCAGATATCAACCGAGTAGAAAAGTTGTAGAGGTGAGTTTGAAAGCTTCGTATCAGGAACGTCAAGTAAGCCGTAAAACATTTATAAGATTGATAATAACTTTTTTATATCGTAATATTAAATGAAACTAAATCCTTTAATTCTTCTTGCCCCAGACGAACTACATGGTGCACGAAATCAACCCAAATTCGGATCAGGGTGAGGGCGTGGTCAATTCGACCAGCCTGGAGGATGTTGCATTAAGCGAGGTTAGTTGgttaataaaactaaaagtGCGCCTTCTAGAACTCAAATCATTTGTACCTTTCAGATGAGCGACAACCGCGCCCAATCCATTCAGAGCCTACACAGCGTCTTGGAAACGCCCACGCCCGATACCACGCCCAGCTTCGATGAGTTGCAGCAGCGCTTGGAAGCCTCCAATAGGAACATGCAGCACCTGCACGACGAACAGGCGAAGCTGCTACAAATCcaaaatttggccaaatcTCACCTTAACGAGATGGAGCGGATGCGCCAGCAAGCCGATAGCTTGCCCCACAATGTCAATGGGGGAGAGGCACCGAAATACGAGTCTGTGCAGCAGGTACAGGACGACATGGCGTCTCTGGTGGGGCGCATGAAGAATCTCACCGCCTTTATACACAACCAGAACGAACTGAGCACGGTGCTTGGCGATGATGGGCCCGAGATCCTGGCCGAGCAGGAAGCCCTGCAGGAGAAACTGGAATCGCTGCGCACTCAACGTGAGGATATGCGCAACCTGGTGGACGAACTAAACAGCATCAACCGTACGGCCAGGGAGACGGCTAGAGTCATCAAAGAGAAAGGGGAGACTCCCACGCCTCCTCCCAAGCCAGAATCGGCCCCAGAGCCTCCCAAGGAGCGTGTTGTTCCTGTGGAGTATCAGAGAAACGTACCCATCATACGCCAGGAGGCGGCCAACGCCGCCCAACGGGCACTTCACGCACAGGCAATGATCAACCAGAAGACGGCTGATATAGAAGCACTCAAGGCTCAGATGGCGAGACTAAAGGGAATGCTGTACACTGTTAGCCAGATTGAGGAAAGTACCCCCAGCATGGGCTCCACTTTGGAGCGGCGTAGTGAGGAAAGAACTAGCGTGGAGCGCGAATTGCCGGCTGAGATTGCCCATCGCGTATTCGCTCTGAACGATGTTACGAGCGAACTGCGAGCGGAAGCAGCCAGCTTGCAAAAGGAGCGTGACCGTATCCTAGCCCTGAAGGCAGAGATCGAGCGACGCAAACAACAGGCGGCCGCCGCTGTTCAAATGGGAGATGATGCACTTAAAAGAAGCAGTCTTACCCCAACACCTACCCCCATGAGACAGCAGCGGATGACCGAGGAAGAGGATCCGTCCGAGATGGATACTTCCCTTCAGGCTACGCCCACCAAGGAACAACTGCGAGATGAACTGCGCTCGCAGTGCGAGCGGCTGCGAAAGGAGTACGAGCAGAAGCAGCGGGAACTGGAGCAGCGCTACGTAGCCAGCAACAACACCACATCGGAGGCGGATGACGAGGGAAACGACGACACTGACAGCGATAAGTACTTCGCCAACGTACGTACCGCTTCGTCAGCGACACTAAAGAGGTCTCCATCTGCCAACACAGTGGTGGAGCAACGACGCGGTCAGCAAACTAGCGTTACCCCACAGCAAGCACAACCACCACCGCCTGCTCCTCCGTCGACGCTAAACGAAGATGATCTGAATGTAACACTTGATACGCTATCCCTGGGAAATGACAGCATACCCTCCAGCAGCAATAGATCGCAGTACATGCCGCCCCCCATGCAACCAGTGCCTGGAATGTGGGGTAAGTTTTTAATTCCGTCAACAAAGGCGGAAATCACTTTACCAACTTGAATTCATGTATTAGTTTCCTTGGTTAACGCTTATTTATATGCATCCACTAGCAGCATCACACAACTCTGGAAGTTCGTGGCATGGACAGCAGCCCGTTTACGGTCAGCCGAGCTCCAGCGCCGGCACAGAGTTTAAGAAGCTACCAGCTGGCCAACAAGTCGGCTCCTCAAATGGCTCCGGATCGAACGCATCTACCGACGCAGTTCTGCTGCAGCAGTTCATGCAGACGCAGCAAATGCTTATAAACTCTGTGTGCCAGTGCAACCAGGCACTGTGGCATCAGCAGCGCGAGATTGACAACCTCAACCACCAGCTACATACGGTAAGACAATCCATGAGATTAGAGGGCCAAATCAAAGACTAATTCAAGTGTTTTTTCACAGCTCCAGGATCGATTTAATGTTGTAGCATGCCAGGATCACAGCTTCGGCTTGCGCTCGGAATCAGTACCGCCTCCGGTGGGCCCTGGAATGGGTCAGATGCCCAACAATCTGTGCCTGGGCAGCAGTCGAGCTCAATCTGAGCAGCTATTTAACTTTGGTGCCCACCAGAGCGCCTTTAGTAACTACCAGCGCAGCTGTCATCGTAGCGGGGCAGAAtcgcatcatcatcaacagcaacagcatcagGCGCAGCCGTTCCTTAACAATGCTGCTCCCCCGCCACCGCCGACGCACTTCAACAACGAGACACCCCTGTCGCCGCCTACTTACCGCTCAAGTCCAGGTCCCATCTTCATGAACCATCACAACAACACGATACATCAGAACAACTCGAATCTGCGAACCCAGAACCAGCATGCCAACAACCTGCACTCGCTGCCCGAGGGAGCAGCTGGTGGAGGAGCACCTGGTGGCGGTATCACATTGAACAACCAAGTACCACCCGGAAACCGAGCCAACAACTACTGGGACAACTTCCGCAGGTAATGCTTTATAATTTTGGTGTTGGATTTATTAATGGTTGTTTGATGGAAAAGCGtcaaaagcaataaaaattaaataaaactattgtAAAGAGTTAATTTTCAATTCTGTGCACCGGTAAGTGCGACCACGCGTTGCTGAATAGTGTTCCATTAACAGAGTTGA
Encoded proteins:
- the LOC6605587 gene encoding uncharacterized protein LOC6605587 isoform X2, producing the protein MAPPPKVVVDQANASARSNGSSNNNSVGGATGAVPKQQTPVNGAPTSGSSAAATSSRSARSRRQQEHLGEPDLDLVEPETLQRETLKTLNDLLHRARITNAKNRSPAEQQLSSKDHKSPAQQQREALRQLAAEHGTYDTAEQLQEQQQRYRFPVRPVQRVQHQPSSSANSTGAPSSSSALLRLRQSTPPNATVGVVIPNATTSNGNGNLSGNEEQAPPLTPAGLQQLVHRVLGVHHFAPRTEGFRSQVDVLRALLGLDENLNSRYQPSRKVVETNYMVHEINPNSDQGEGVVNSTSLEDVALSEMSDNRAQSIQSLHSVLETPTPDTTPSFDELQQRLEASNRNMQHLHDEQAKLLQIQNLAKSHLNEMERMRQQADSLPHNVNGGEAPKYESVQQVQDDMASLVGRMKNLTAFIHNQNELSTVLGDDGPEILAEQEALQEKLESLRTQREDMRNLVDELNSINRTARETARVIKEKGETPTPPPKPESAPEPPKERVVPVEYQRNVPIIRQEAANAAQRALHAQAMINQKTADIEALKAQMARLKGMLYTVSQIEESTPSMGSTLERRSEERTSVERELPAEIAHRVFALNDVTSELRAEAASLQKERDRILALKAEIERRKQQAAAAVQMGDDALKRSSLTPTPTPMRQQRMTEEEDPSEMDTSLQATPTKEQLRDELRSQCERLRKEYEQKQRELEQRYVASNNTTSEADDEGNDDTDSDKYFANVRTASSATLKRSPSANTVVEQRRGQQTSVTPQQAQPPPPAPPSTLNEDDLNVTLDTLSLGNDSIPSSSNRSQYMPPPMQPVPGMWASHNSGSSWHGQQPVYGQPSSSAGTEFKKLPAGQQVGSSNGSGSNASTDAVLLQQFMQTQQMLINSVCQCNQALWHQQREIDNLNHQLHTLQDRFNVVACQDHSFGLRSESVPPPVGPGMGQMPNNLCLGSSRAQSEQLFNFGAHQSAFSNYQRSCHRSGAESHHHQQQQHQAQPFLNNAAPPPPPTHFNNETPLSPPTYRSSPGPIFMNHHNNTIHQNNSNLRTQNQHANNLHSLPEGAAGGGAPGGGITLNNQVPPGNRANNYWDNFRSHSRQNLLSNKSNEELNVDLQQYRRQRARPSYFQPPQLLPPTTRGGLTHQQQRRHFFESPLTALHGSSSNGSNNLNNSGSSGRKRDWRDDAAHIRDHDDEDVDEVEENHDNVIFGSGRRRNRRRPQLSTLRDEEPEQASSSNLNMNVNYGNSPLYQRNKVPAKPTTSTVSLTPLQQRHLRFDFELPAHYMDYSELPQITLVDSTPTLGQEASPADESNAMEQTEETASEELNRNLLVNALKNDKFTTKFYESIKEDVYRRLETLFEQQQQQQQQQNQQLQQPQEPHGLRKALNQEENERTGDAEATESRSETPLEVMRLQLDNDRPEDEKGTPVKQLSVGNPQNGQHLDEMEDSASAVTSSSRAENEEKILEGKVEQASGSGSGPGTSIELAPDHELIEYIIKRIRNQTHNNTVINDSLLAEVSKLTATAAQNSTASSPLISPKRIYAKIKKMDIPRQRDEFLLWYRSYLEQLFVVEQPQDSCKPKTKLAPSAASPAKQKNQRVRKQSQSQSQDSNNDADLAEADQKNVSSSGNGDLECENNENPGEEADGQAAAEPSGAEEQDVSLE
- the LOC6605587 gene encoding uncharacterized protein LOC6605587 isoform X1, producing MAPPPKVVVDQANASARSNGSSNNNSVGGATGAVPKQQTPVNGAPTSGSSAAATSSRSARSRRQQEHLGEPDLDLVEPETLQRETLKTLNDLLHRARITNAKNRSPAEQQLSSKDHKSPAQQQREALRQLAAEHGTYDTAEQLQEQQQRYRFPVRPVQRVQHQPSSSANSTGAPSSSSALLRLRQSTPPNATVGVVIPNATTSNGNGNLSGNEEQAPPLTPAGLQQLVHRVLGVHHFAPRTEGFRSQVDVLRALLGLDENLNSRYQPSRKVVETNYMVHEINPNSDQGEGVVNSTSLEDVALSEMSDNRAQSIQSLHSVLETPTPDTTPSFDELQQRLEASNRNMQHLHDEQAKLLQIQNLAKSHLNEMERMRQQADSLPHNVNGGEAPKYESVQQVQDDMASLVGRMKNLTAFIHNQNELSTVLGDDGPEILAEQEALQEKLESLRTQREDMRNLVDELNSINRTARETARVIKEKGETPTPPPKPESAPEPPKERVVPVEYQRNVPIIRQEAANAAQRALHAQAMINQKTADIEALKAQMARLKGMLYTVSQIEESTPSMGSTLERRSEERTSVERELPAEIAHRVFALNDVTSELRAEAASLQKERDRILALKAEIERRKQQAAAAVQMGDDALKRSSLTPTPTPMRQQRMTEEEDPSEMDTSLQATPTKEQLRDELRSQCERLRKEYEQKQRELEQRYVASNNTTSEADDEGNDDTDSDKYFANVRTASSATLKRSPSANTVVEQRRGQQTSVTPQQAQPPPPAPPSTLNEDDLNVTLDTLSLGNDSIPSSSNRSQYMPPPMQPVPGMWAASHNSGSSWHGQQPVYGQPSSSAGTEFKKLPAGQQVGSSNGSGSNASTDAVLLQQFMQTQQMLINSVCQCNQALWHQQREIDNLNHQLHTLQDRFNVVACQDHSFGLRSESVPPPVGPGMGQMPNNLCLGSSRAQSEQLFNFGAHQSAFSNYQRSCHRSGAESHHHQQQQHQAQPFLNNAAPPPPPTHFNNETPLSPPTYRSSPGPIFMNHHNNTIHQNNSNLRTQNQHANNLHSLPEGAAGGGAPGGGITLNNQVPPGNRANNYWDNFRSHSRQNLLSNKSNEELNVDLQQYRRQRARPSYFQPPQLLPPTTRGGLTHQQQRRHFFESPLTALHGSSSNGSNNLNNSGSSGRKRDWRDDAAHIRDHDDEDVDEVEENHDNVIFGSGRRRNRRRPQLSTLRDEEPEQASSSNLNMNVNYGNSPLYQRNKVPAKPTTSTVSLTPLQQRHLRFDFELPAHYMDYSELPQITLVDSTPTLGQEASPADESNAMEQTEETASEELNRNLLVNALKNDKFTTKFYESIKEDVYRRLETLFEQQQQQQQQQNQQLQQPQEPHGLRKALNQEENERTGDAEATESRSETPLEVMRLQLDNDRPEDEKGTPVKQLSVGNPQNGQHLDEMEDSASAVTSSSRAENEEKILEGKVEQASGSGSGPGTSIELAPDHELIEYIIKRIRNQTHNNTVINDSLLAEVSKLTATAAQNSTASSPLISPKRIYAKIKKMDIPRQRDEFLLWYRSYLEQLFVVEQPQDSCKPKTKLAPSAASPAKQKNQRVRKQSQSQSQDSNNDADLAEADQKNVSSSGNGDLECENNENPGEEADGQAAAEPSGAEEQDVSLE
- the LOC6605586 gene encoding protein gar2; the protein is MVNELNRPQNGDNAALSERLAASNRQLQEMQEEHRQLLEEMETLRLRAAELTLLNAQRRQVRQSTEEEEVQSHVESSSETVTVASSASASGDSTNREEVPTGEEEGEEDKEEQASYLQAKLNEIANLKAQFKRVQNMVDTTKMIEEHMSSRQTVQVQSSTSVQTSRQTTSSEVRVDSEAIERAQEENPSTSSGAPDNAELLNSMLNMFTDFTSDLRGQAEGLRAERDRIRALKEDIIQRKQGK